The sequence tggtctgatggtctgatgtgcctacacaccatcggttcaaaaactgatcgagtccaactcggtgacgtaaaacacaacgatgtgctgaaaaaaacgaagttcaatgcttccaagcatgcgtcgacttgattctgagcatgcacgggttttgaaccgatgcttttgcgtactaaccatcggttttgaccgatcgatcaggcatccatcagtccgattttaaagcaagttctaaaactttggtctgaaggacaaaagtccaatggggcatatacacggtaggtttggactgatgaaactgaacttcagtccgttttcatcagtttggactgatcatgtgtacaaggctaagATGCCTAGTAAATAATGTTTAGGGTCAAATTGTATAGAGGTCTGAAATACAGCATTCAGAGTTTGCACTGTTAAAAATCAGTACAAATGTAATTTGGGGTAGCGCCACGAAAAATGAATGAGGTTACAGTGGCCTCTGCGGCATTTACAACAAGTGGGATCTTCGAAGATAAAAATTAAAGTGAGTGGGCAGCTTTACAGTTGCCAAAATGACTTTCACCAGAAAGCTGACAGTGTTCTTGAAAGCTGTACGCAATAGTACCCAGGAGcttgtttaaaaatgtaaaagtacTGGCAGACAAGGGGTTAAACaaattcaccatcactgcccactTTGTTGATTGTTGACAGCCAGTGCAGAAATGAAATGGACAAATGCACAACAGTGACAACATATGGTAATAAAAGCCTGACAGAGGTCTTTATTGCTCTATTCAAATCTTAATATTTTGTCTGGCCTTCTGTTTTAAACATACACATGCCTATTATGTTTAGGAAAGGATTTTTATAATTAAGTTAAAAGCATACCCTCGTTAAAAGGTTAGTtaattgtagacatgtgcattgccaaaaaaaaaaaaaaatgtttgtttttagttttagtttcattcatttttttttttttttgtaaattcgtaaattcgcaaATTCGTAAATTTGCAAATTTGGAATTTGAGAATTCGGAAATACGGAACTTTGAAAatacggaaattcggaaattcaaaaattcggaaatttgaaaatcctaAAATTcgaaataataactattaaattataggtattggaatttcctttcaagtttggctgttagtgaacataatgggcctgattctcaaaagagatacgcagacttaactgctgttcagcctgcgtatccctgtgcctaactttggaaacgattctcaaaaggctttttccaaagttaggcagaaaatctgacatgtgtaagacacttacacggtcagattttaggatgcagtaccgcatctgccactgggggcatttctcattgaaatgcagctttgcgtatgcaaatgaggacttaagcagattttcaaagcatttcatcactgtgatttctgcctaagttccgaatttgcctgcgcaaaactagggctggttttataatgtggaaagttagtcacacattgtaaaggcccattccagcgacggcatttggtatgcattcccgagggagaactccacggcaatttttaaattcaaaaccggcatgggttcccccccaggagcataccaggcccttaggtctggtatgggttgtaaggagaccccccccacgccgaaaaattgacgtagggggtccccctacaatccataccagacccgtatccaaagcacgctacccggctggccaggaagggagtggggacgagcgagcgcccccccccccctcctgagccgtgccaggccgcatgccctcaacatgggggggttgggtgctctggggcaggggggcgcactgcgggccccccaccccagagcaccctgtccccatgttgatgaggacaggacctcttcccgacaacccttgccgttggttgtcggggtctgcgggcgggggcttatcggaatctgggagtcccctttaataagggggcccccagataccggccccccaccctaagtgaatggatatggggtacattgtacccctatccattcacctggaggcaaaaagtaaaagttagtaaacacacaacgtgcctacccacgtgcacccaccacgtgggtacctaccggagcatgatgggacggtgatgcctatataaatgggatgcaaggcgcgcttccatcattacagcgacaagatgcgacgagtcaacatcggaagaggggagaagaacagaagaccctgacgtcacagaagaccgcgccggctgcctgttactaattgagctaacacacaaacatagcaggcagccagcgctgaagaagaaggcaccggacagctggagaagaaccggggttcgccgagtcaacagcggaagaggggagaagatggaagaagcccactggagagcggagaagccccccccggagagcggaagaagaaaccccccccggagagtggaagaagacccccggagagcggaagaagaagccccccctggaaatagagctaataaagaagacagggggggcatccggagcagaataataaattattttaaaaagccttgtgttgtgtgtttactaacttttactttttgcctccaggtgaatggataggggtacgatgtaccccatatccattcacttagggtggggggccggtatctgggggcccccttatttgaggggactcccagattccgataagcccccgcccgcagaccccgacaaccaacggcaagggttgtcgggaagaggtcctgtcctcatcaacatggggacagagtgctctggggtgggggggcccgcagtgcgcccccctgccccagagcacccaacccccccatgttgagggcatgcggcctggcacggctcaggaggggggggggcgctcgctcgtccccactcccttcctgaccggccgggtagcgtgctttggatacgggtctggtatggattgtagggggaccccctacgtcaatttttcggcgtgggggggtctccttacaacccataccagacctaagggcctggtatgctcctggggggggaagccatgccgtttttttctttgaaaattggcatggagttctccctctcaggaatgcatgctgagcgacgctgtcattttttttaataattatttgttttcccggcgcgtctttttttttcacccgtcgcaactttagtgtcccgtggaaattctcaaagccgcccggcgttaattacgttcgcgcgctgcacgtcgggaaaatgacgtcacacgcatgcgcagtacggccggcgcgggagcgcgcctcatttaaattttaaacgcccccaggagaggaggaccgccttacgacggcggcacttaagttacacggcctgaaatttctaggtaagtgctttgacgatcgggcacttaggtagaaattttaagtcagtgtaacttaactgctgaaatttaagttaggcaggatttttgagaatttggcccaataaaaccaaatttatctgaagttaccgATTATACAAAATAAGGAATGCTGCATCGAAACAAATGaaacggaacaaattaataataaataataataagtaatttgttacgttccattcatttagatatggcattcgttatttcggataattcataaATTCGGATACATTCGTATTTGTTCACTAACAGcaaaatttgaaaagaaattccaGTTAAATCtgaagttattatttcagattttcgggtTTTTGAAACCATAAGGTTTTCcaattttgggattttctttcttattttcggattttcattcttttgaatttttggattttcatttttattcttttatttttgaatttcagaatttcagaattttaaaatttagaatttccgcatttccaaaatttcaaattttagaaTCTCCGAAAAggcggattttcaaatttccaaaaattagaattttctaatttctgaatttccgaatttctggattttcgaatattcaaatttacgaatattcggaaaCATTTGGTAAATGGGTTTTCGTTCATTCAGATTTTTCGAAATTAACACATTTGTTGAAATTCGTTAAAAATCGAATTTGGAACAAAACCAATTGCACGTGTCTAGTTCATTGTCGTCGTAAAATTGCTAGTGTATCCAAGGGGCCCTAGAAAATCTCAAACCATTGAGACGAGAAGCTACTTTTTTATTCCTTCAAATCGAGTATCTTTAGGTCACCGGCTGCTTGTACAAGCCTCATCAATAAAACCGCCACTCAGTCTGATCTCTGCTAAACCAGGACAGATAAACAGTTGATGAAACACAGACTTTACATAAGCAAGTCCCAGCTCTTCCTCCCCCTATCAcagcagattaaccacttgcttactgggcacatatacccccttcctgcccagatggAATTTCaggtttcggcactgcgtcgctttaaatgaaaattgcgtcgtcgtgcgacgtggttcccaaacaaaattgacgtcctttttttcgaaacaaatagagctttcatttggtggtatttgatcacctctgctgtttttattttttgcgctataaacaaaaaaatagcgacaattttgaaaaaaacacaatattttttactttttgctacaataaatatcccatttttttaaaaaaaaacaacatttatttttctcagtttaggccgatgcatattcttctacatattttggaggaaaaaaaatcgcaataagcgtatagtgattggtttgcgcaaaagttatagcgtctacaaaataggggatagaattctgacattttttttattttattttcttactagtaatgacagcgatctgcgacttttgtcaggactgcgataatatggcggacacattggacacttttgacacatttttggtaccatttacatttatacagcaaacagtgctataaatatgcactgattactgtataaatgtgactggcagggaaggggttaacactaggggcaaggaaggggttaaatgtgttccctactagtgattctaactgtgggggtaggggactgactgggggaggtgaccgatctgtgtccctatgtacaagggacacagcatcagtctcctctctctctgctctgTTACTGCCAATTGTgggcacctggcggacattgcggccaccaggcacgcccATCTGCATTTCAGTGATGCGCCGGGCaagagcgccccctagtggccggaggacccgaggccgtaaaaagacgaccTCCTCATCTTTTTTCTATGGCCCGGGTCTGAAGAGGTTAAGGTCCCAGGCAGAAGAAAAGTTTATTGCCTGCTCTTTTGTATAGGAGGAGTGTGGAGTATGGAGTGAAAAATTTCATTTACGTGCTTTATCTGCCCCACCTGTGCACTCATTATGTATTAtagaataaaaaatgtgaaacgtAGTTTAAAGCCCATAGCAACAGGTCGTTTTTAAATGTTGCAATGTAATTGGTTCAGGAGGTGACATGGTCACAACGGTCAAGGTACCAGCTAATAGAAGTTACTGTATTTAAATTTAAAAGATCTGCGCAACAGTTTTCAGTCTGCGCTCAACAGGAGAAGAAGAAgcttcccaccctccctcccttgtcATGGTCCTTGATGTGTGGCATCCATCCCTTTCTGTAAATTAAAGTGGCCAGTTTTTGGTAAAATAGTTATAACTCGAGCTGTAATGGCTGAGTTATCATATATGAATTTAAGATGTGTGTAAATAATATAATCATTTGGTGTGCAATATTTGGTAATAAACCATCAAATGtgtgtgttatgccgcgtacacaccatcactttatgtgatgaaaaaaacaacactttctgtgaagtaaaaatgacgtttttgaaacttcaattttcaaagacgaagttgcctacacaccatcgttttctcacaatgatcttgcaaagtgaggttacgttccaccacgttttaccattgaagcttgcttcataagtagcttctgggcatgcgtggatgaaaaaacgtcttagaaaacgacgttttttgctacacacggtcaatttctgtgaagtaaaaagtgcacttttgaaaaacgacacataaaattgaagcatgcttcaattttttttggtcgttttttagaagacataaaacgacgttttcccccacacacagtcaattaaagtgacgttttacaaaacatcattttttttcatcacataaagtgatggtgtgtacgcggcattatgaaattgtattaaaataataaaggTCCGTGGCCAATTTCAACCCATTAAAGTATGTGTAATGTTATTTATTGTCATTAATTATATTATTGAAGGGTATTATATGGATTAAGTACTGTCTACGATCCTATATGAAGTTTTTTCctggtcactagggatgagccgaacacccctcggttcggttcgcaccagaacatgcaaacaggcaaaaaatttgttcgaacttgcaaacactgttaaagtctatgggacacgaacattaaaaatcaaaattttaaaggttaatatgcaagttattgtcataaaaagtgtttgggggcctggaTCTTGCCCaacaggacatgtatcaatgcaattattttttttaaaaactgagcagtgattttaataatgcttaaagtgaaacaattaaagagaaatattcctttacatttcgtacctggggggtgtctatagtatgcctataaagtagcgcatgtttcccgagTTTAGAACTGTCCACAAAAtgcaatttctaaaggaaaaaaagtaatttaaaactactcacggttatttatgaattgtcgggtcccggcaatacagatcaggccctttgggtctggtatgaatattaaggggaaccctgaccaAAAAAAGagcgtgggggtccctccaaattccatATAAGGCCCTTCAGGCAAgcgggggttacccaatgacgtgggCGCGTGACCTTGCCCCCTCTTACGCGTCATGGGGGGTTCGTGTGGAGTGGAGACTGGAGCATCACTGGAGAATGGATCACCGCAGGACAATGGATTACACTGgaatgttttttgattttttacaaggactttttatgacaataacttgcatattaaccttttaaatttacacttttgatttctttcatagacttttaaagggtgttccacagcttttcgaatttgccgcaaacaccccaaattgtttgctcttTGCCGAACGGGCGAGCAGTCAATGTTCGAGTTGTCTCAAACATAAATCTCATCCCCACTTTTCACTAAACTACAGTGTCTGATCACATGTCAACACCTGGAAAAACAGCTTTAGCAGTGCATATTTGAATTGAGGACTGAAATGCACAACAGAAAGGAGGGGTAAAAATGTTTTCAGGAATATGACTTTTcacatattgctttttttttactattaaacatGAACTAACTATTAAGGgtgtataataatattttatttaataatttgaCATATAACATTTTGGATTGGattgcctttttttcccctttattgaGAACTTGTGATTTCAAGTCAAATGGCCCTCTTCTCAAGATAGATAACTGACTAGTTTCAGAACCATTTAAATGGAGAAAAGATTTTATTTGCACTCCAACATCCACATTTTATGTTTTACAGCTGATGTTTCAAAACACCTTTGAAATCAGTAGAGTATACAAGATATACAAGAAGGATAGAGGTTGCTCTGTTCATTATGCAAAAAATCTCATACATTAGCTTAGCCCTTTAAGAGAATGGTTCACCTGGCTGAAGTTTTggcaatattatttattttactgcatGTATTTGCACTGAATTTCCCATCGTCAAATACTGTTTGTAATGCTGAACATAAATTACCATTGTTTTGTTGTGTtgttatacaatacacatttacaTCACTTGATAACATATTTTGGAAGGGTCTCCGTTTATACAGGTATAAGAAGCTAATTTGCAGTTTGGGGTTTGTTGTTATTACAAGTATGGGACTTAGAGCTGCATAGCAACAAGCTACAAATATACGAATGTCATTGATTTCAGTCTCCACTTTAGGTACGGTTAATGTATAGATCCACAAAGAGTTATCTAATCCGAAAAGCAAGACATAAAGGGCTACCAATAAAAAGACAGTTCTTGAAGCTTTATCTATAGCTGATCTCCTTTGGGGATTGTTCAAACTCTTCATTTTTCTCATACTTTTTTCATGGTTAAACAAAGTCAATACAATGTAGCTGCTTGCCCCAATCATTAGTGTCACAAAAATCAAATCCCGAACAGTGTAAAAAACTCCATTGGCAATATAAGATATCTGGTTTAGGAATTCAGCATCACAATATATCACATGAAGGGCATAAGCTGCGGATATGTTTTTCCTGGCATGGGCATTCATGACAAAGACAGGGTAAGTTGAGAGATTCATAATCCAAAAGAACAAAATTATAATAGTTggattttttaacactttttgttTAAGGTACACCCACATTCCTGTCATTGGAGCAATAAGAATACATTGGTGGCAGCTTAGTAAACTGGTAACACCTATAGACATTGCCCTATTAACTCTATAAGTGTATAGGACAAGTTTGCACTCTGTATCATCAAGCAAGTTCTCAACTGCAATAGCATCCAATGTCTGTGGAATAACACGTGCTATGATAATCAGAAAATTATTAAAGGAGAGCACtgtcaatattttattatttgataATAATTTCCTCTCCTTTAGTCTAATGTAAGTAAATTGAACTAAAATAAACAAATTTCCTGGGATACCTATTATCATTAAAAGCATAAATGCAGTAGCTTTCAGTATTTGCTGGGGGTCCATGGATATATGTATCTGCAAAGATAAAGTTAGATATTTTAgatgtttacataaaaaaaaatgaggagaAAGACACATTACAACTAAATAAGAACTAATTAGTGTTGTATATTTGCTATTTTTCACAACCCTTTGTTATCATTGGGATGTAACTAGACAGTAGGGAAAATGCAAGCTAACCTTTCATCAAAATTTCAGCAAACACTTTTTTCAGAATGCATTTCAGAAAATTGTCACTACTACATAGAAATGCATTTGAGTCTATTGAGAAGATgaatttaaataacaaacatgtcatacttacctgccctgtgcaatgcttgtgcacaaagcagccccattcctcctcttcctgtgtcttttttctttatttatgctATACCCCAAACCCTGCCATAAATATTGTCTAGACAATATTTAACCTCCTGAAATATCCACATCACAGTTCCTGGAGGTATCAGTAGCAAGGTTGCAAGAACCAGTCAGAGACAGCTGACTCCCAATAATGTCAAAAAGAAAGATGGTGACACAGGCTTGAGTGTGCTCAGTGGAGCAGCAGATAACAGAACAatgtatataaacattttaccacaacTGATACTGTGAACTagttactcaaaaaaaaaaaaaaaaagtatatacatgTGTCTATAGttattaattaatgtgcaaacaatcaacaaatagtgtgcaataaataccaatacagtgccctgtgcaAAACTATAAAATATGAATCTCTCAATCCctcaaaaaatgtgaaataaatccaaaaagattttaaatatgctactgttacaatccacagattgaatgtgccccaagaaagcaagaaaaaatgtattatatatgaaaacaatctaaaaaatatatgtatatgtgctagGAAAGTCCGTAATAGATTATTTCTTGCAGTGATGTCCAGCTATGAttccaccttcaccgcaaatagtgcctacaccgtcacaggataaaatggccactcaccagatggacccagaaatctgactttggttcatatggataaccactccttctctcaggtttatcagcaatcactcccaatgctgTGGCTGTAATCTCGttcagatggacccagaaatctgcctttggttcatatggataaccactcagaggtgtatttaggttttgtgctgccctaggcctgactaaactcatgcaccccctaatttaaatatgacccaccccttcctgtttaagacatgCCCTATCATATGTAAACTACACCCCTTCCACTTTAGGCTCCACCTTTTCCTGttagagctccacctcttcctctctgtACATTAGCACACTCACGCACTATTCACTCCATACTTGCATCAATCAATCCAGTTGGCTCCGGTCTAAATTGTTTCCCTtaccatgtgtatgtatgaatgcgagttaggggatttagattgtaagttccttgcgggcagggactgatgtgacctctgtaccctccccgcacctctgtaccctcctcatacctctgtaccctccccgcacctctgtaccctcctcatacctctgtaccctccctgtacctctgtaccctccctgcacctctgtaccctccccgcacctctgtaccctccccgtaccTATGtatcctccccgcacctctgtaccctcctcatacctctgtaccctccccacacctctgtaccctccccgcacctctgtaccctccctgtACCTCTGTACCCTACctgtacctctgtaccctccccgcacctctgtaccctccccgcacctctgtttatgtctgtaccctccccgtaccgctgtaccctccccgtacctctgtttatctctgtacccccccccccacaccgctGTTTATGTCTGTACCCCTTCCTCTCGCACCTCTGTTTATTTCTGTACCCCCCCCctagcacctctgttcccctctgatcccaccactcccccccccatacacacacacacatctgtgttCCCCCTCTGGACCCCTACCCcaataggggggtggcctcactaggggaaatgactgatcgctgttcatacattgtatgaacagaaggtcaggcatttctcccctgacaggaccgggagctttgtgtttacacacacagctcccggtcctcgctctgtaaagaGCAATcctgggtgcccggcggcgatcgcgcccgccgggcacgcgcatgggagtctggtggccgcttcgagaggccgacgtatagctacgggctctcgcgcaggggagccaacctgccgccgtataactgtggcggctggtcggcaagtagttattgcacactatttgttgattgtttgcacattatTTAATAACTATAGacacatgtatatattttttgttttttttgagtaactagttcacaggatcagttgtggtaaaatgtttatatataagttagcgcaatttacttcacaaatacacaaatctaaACCCAACCTTTGAGGCTGCAtttttattgcagcaagacttaatAAGAATATTGATATCATCTTGGCACCGGTAACACACAAAACTTTTTCTAGATAACAGAACAATACTGAATTTACTGGGCTTGAaggcaataaaaaataacaaaggagGCAGAAGCTAAACTTCAGGCACAAAAACGTgtaaatatattcctcaatagccacaaCAGAATATAAATCaattttgtgtgcaccaaatgcctttccAAACCTAATTATATTATCatcaaaagaatggggacatgacTTAACTGATGTATACTACCTTTGTGTTCTCTCCCTTACTGCCTACCTCCCCCCACTATAGTGTATTAGATTCAAGGTGCTGCCTCCCTCCCCCGGATACAGAGTGATCCCATATTGGGATGGTAGACAGCAATCTGACCCAACAAATAACATGTTTAATGATTAACACTGTTATAACTGTCGATTGAGGTTCACAACATGTTTTGTCATATCTACGTGAATGGTGATTTTCTTATGGTTATATCTCACTATACATCTCACCTATGTATATGACTATATATGTTTTCTGCAAaacctaataaaaaatataaaaaaaaaagaatggtgacatCATCATTGTGCTGCAAGTAGCCTCTGTAGAGGCAGGGATTTTGGAGGGACCTAACAGATCCACCCACCTCAAAccacctgcagaaaactacaggactAAGGTGGATATAAGACCATTCACCCTAATGATAGAGAGTAGCAGGGActggtcttaggcccctttcacgctggcACGGGAGGTACGGtggtggtaaagcactgctatttttagcggcgctttactgtcggAATTGTTGCAGTATTTGGTCGCTAGTGGTGTGGTTTtacccccactagcggctgaaaaagggttactaCCGCCcaaaatgcgcctctgcagaggagcattgccggaagtatagccgcggtttcccattgctttcaatgggaaggagcagtggaggagcggtaaacacatcgctccttctccgctccaaagatgaggctagcaggacttttggagcagtcctgctagcgcaccactccagtgtgaaagcctggagaaacagcagccgctgtttcaggtcggtttgcaggtgctctTCCAATGTGAAAGGAGTGATAGGTTTATTAAACAGAGATAATTTATCGCATTTCAGTTTTTTAGCAGTTCTCAGAGAAAACATAATCTCCTTTGACACCCTGTTTATGAAGTAgagaacatttgttctcagagggagaacagaggaAAAGTTCTTCCTCTGAGAATAGCTGATATCTGTGTATAAGAGGGAGGGCTGACTGAGATCTTGTGAATTTTCATGAATTGCTGTCCATACAGCTGTGCCGATAGCGTGCGCGGTGTGCACTCCCGACACAGTTACCGGCACCTAACCGAAAGATCCCGTTGTTTGCGATCGTGAGTTttctgatcacatgacctctgtgacagccaatcatggtGGTCACGTGCTCTTAAGTCCCGCCCGACCCGCCCCACCACTCTGCA comes from Rana temporaria chromosome 2, aRanTem1.1, whole genome shotgun sequence and encodes:
- the LOC120928627 gene encoding olfactory receptor class A-like protein 1; translation: MDPQQILKATAFMLLMIIGIPGNLFILVQFTYIRLKERKLLSNNKILTVLSFNNFLIIIARVIPQTLDAIAVENLLDDTECKLVLYTYRVNRAMSIGVTSLLSCHQCILIAPMTGMWVYLKQKVLKNPTIIILFFWIMNLSTYPVFVMNAHARKNISAAYALHVIYCDAEFLNQISYIANGVFYTVRDLIFVTLMIGASSYIVLTLFNHEKSMRKMKSLNNPQRRSAIDKASRTVFLLVALYVLLFGLDNSLWIYTLTVPKVETEINDIRIFVACCYAALSPILVITTNPKLQISFLYLYKRRPFQNMLSSDVNVYCITTQQNNGNLCSALQTVFDDGKFSANTCSKINNIAKTSAR